A part of Hemicordylus capensis ecotype Gifberg chromosome 16, rHemCap1.1.pri, whole genome shotgun sequence genomic DNA contains:
- the LOC128338737 gene encoding coiled-coil domain-containing protein 50-like isoform X4, producing the protein MTDVQVDSSRLPPVQEVRRDFAVLEDGALACSLQEQEIEQHYASNVQKSRLVQKDIRIAKELQGREEEEEGSQRHSAQQQQIEESDSHTARAAVQEDIRRKAGASRQREERDQEIAQRLQDLEEEAAGRQQKRRLLGSPGRAREDGLVPLNWAMAGLALRSRELLLRQDEELARRLQREEERQTRLRARKTRQCDDDYRVAQVAQDEEIARYMQEQELEAQQRTLGPGVRGAAHSLSAQEVPAGMEASPPSQKGEEEAAKAAPPGFEAAPHIRSLGRRSAVPARGGQADPRLQLCRNIAEDLDPTFKAKRTEAPVDGTAAHSSQAASPGRLVPVDGFFDYLDEAVEAAFVSPTKRQPEKTGRPKSREKKEGCKQQ; encoded by the exons ATGACCGACGTCCAAGTGGACAGTTCCCGTCTGCCTCCGGTTCAGGAAG tccgcCGTGACTTTGCTGTCCTGGAAGACGGAGCGCTGGCCTGTTCCCTGCAGGAACAAGAGA TTGAACAGCATTATGCCTCCAACGTCCAGAAGAGCCGGCTGGTCCAGAAGGACATCCGGATCGCCAAAGAGCttcagggcagggaggaggaggaggaagggagccaGCGGCACAGcgctcagcagcagcagat tgaaGAGAGCGACTCCCACACGGCCCGCGCCGCCGTCCAGGAGGACATTCGGAGGAAAGCCGGAGCGAGTCGGCAGCGGGAGGAGCGAGACCAG GAAATAGCCCAGCGGCTGCAggacctggaggaggaggcggccggcCGCCAGCAGAAGCGGAGACTCCTCGGGAGCCCAGGCCGGGCCAGAG AGGATGGTCTTGTGCCTCTGAACTGGGCCATGGCAGGTCTGGCGCTCCGGAGCCGGGAGCTGCTGCTCCGGCAGGATGAAGAGCTGGCCCGGAGGCTGcagcgggaggaggagcggcagaCGCGGCTG agAGCCAGGAAGACCCGGCAGTGTGACGATGACTACAGAGTTGCCCAGGTGGCCCAGGATGAG GAGATTGCTCGGTACATGCAAGAGCAGGAGctggaagcccagcagaggacTCTGGGCCCAGGCGTCAGGGGGGCGGCCCACAGCCTCTCAGCGCAGGAGGTCCCGGCAGGAATGGAGGCATCGCCGCCTTCCCAGAAGGGCGAAGAAGAAGCCGCC AAGGCGGCCCCTCCGGGCTTTGAAGCTGCCCCCCATATCCGGTCCCTGGGGAGAAGGTCGGCGGTGCCAGCAAGAGGAGGCCAGGCAGACCCCAG ACTGCAGCTTTGCCGGAACATTGCTGAGGATCTGGACCCCACCTTTAAGGCCAAGAGGACGGAGGCGCCTGTGGACGGGACGGCTGCCCACAGCTCTCAAG CCGCCAGCCCAGGGCGTCTGGTCCCAGTGGACGGCTTCTTCGATTACCTGGATGAGGCCGTGGAAGCCGCCTTCGTGTCCCCGACCAAACGACAGCCGGAAAAGACGGGCCGCCCGAAATCCCGGGAGAAGAAagaaggctgcaagcagcagtGA
- the LOC128338737 gene encoding uncharacterized protein LOC128338737 isoform X3, with the protein MSWGVAGAFSSSSPWEGREKLLWGLPACISTDWSVSSSLGPRRGFWEEQLWLLVGARKLPGRPPLLGSGSSVACCLWRPLGNPAGSRGILPCGPSWLPFLPGRLSPRKSASARPPREQGWLAGSVALKMTDVQVDSSRLPPVQEVEQHYASNVQKSRLVQKDIRIAKELQGREEEEEGSQRHSAQQQQIEESDSHTARAAVQEDIRRKAGASRQREERDQEIAQRLQDLEEEAAGRQQKRRLLGSPGRAREDGLVPLNWAMAGLALRSRELLLRQDEELARRLQREEERQTRLRARKTRQCDDDYRVAQVAQDEEIARYMQEQELEAQQRTLGPGVRGAAHSLSAQEVPAGMEASPPSQKGEEEAAKAAPPGFEAAPHIRSLGRRSAVPARGGQADPRLQLCRNIAEDLDPTFKAKRTEAPVDGTAAHSSQAASPGRLVPVDGFFDYLDEAVEAAFVSPTKRQPEKTGRPKSREKKEGCKQQ; encoded by the exons ATGAGCTGGGGGGTGGCAGGAGccttcagcagttcctctccttgGGAAGGCAGGGAGAAGCTTCTCTGGGGGCTCCCTGCCTGCATCTCCACGGACTGGAGCGTCTCCTCTTCCCTCGGCCCCAGGAGAGGCTTTTGGGAGGAGCAGCTCTGGCTGCTGGTGGGAGCcaggaagctgccagggaggccaCCCCTGCTGGGGTCGGGCAGTTCCGTGGCCTGCTGCCTCTGGCGCCCCCTTGGAAACCCAGCTGGCTCTCGGGGGATCCTTCCTTGCGGTCCCAGCTGGCTGCCTTTCCTCCCAGGGCGCCTCTCTCCTCGCAAGAGTGCCTCTGCGCGGCCCCCGAGGGagcagggctggctggctggcagcgtGGCTCTGAAGATGACCGACGTCCAAGTGGACAGTTCCCGTCTGCCTCCGGTTCAGGAAG TTGAACAGCATTATGCCTCCAACGTCCAGAAGAGCCGGCTGGTCCAGAAGGACATCCGGATCGCCAAAGAGCttcagggcagggaggaggaggaggaagggagccaGCGGCACAGcgctcagcagcagcagat tgaaGAGAGCGACTCCCACACGGCCCGCGCCGCCGTCCAGGAGGACATTCGGAGGAAAGCCGGAGCGAGTCGGCAGCGGGAGGAGCGAGACCAG GAAATAGCCCAGCGGCTGCAggacctggaggaggaggcggccggcCGCCAGCAGAAGCGGAGACTCCTCGGGAGCCCAGGCCGGGCCAGAG AGGATGGTCTTGTGCCTCTGAACTGGGCCATGGCAGGTCTGGCGCTCCGGAGCCGGGAGCTGCTGCTCCGGCAGGATGAAGAGCTGGCCCGGAGGCTGcagcgggaggaggagcggcagaCGCGGCTG agAGCCAGGAAGACCCGGCAGTGTGACGATGACTACAGAGTTGCCCAGGTGGCCCAGGATGAG GAGATTGCTCGGTACATGCAAGAGCAGGAGctggaagcccagcagaggacTCTGGGCCCAGGCGTCAGGGGGGCGGCCCACAGCCTCTCAGCGCAGGAGGTCCCGGCAGGAATGGAGGCATCGCCGCCTTCCCAGAAGGGCGAAGAAGAAGCCGCC AAGGCGGCCCCTCCGGGCTTTGAAGCTGCCCCCCATATCCGGTCCCTGGGGAGAAGGTCGGCGGTGCCAGCAAGAGGAGGCCAGGCAGACCCCAG ACTGCAGCTTTGCCGGAACATTGCTGAGGATCTGGACCCCACCTTTAAGGCCAAGAGGACGGAGGCGCCTGTGGACGGGACGGCTGCCCACAGCTCTCAAG CCGCCAGCCCAGGGCGTCTGGTCCCAGTGGACGGCTTCTTCGATTACCTGGATGAGGCCGTGGAAGCCGCCTTCGTGTCCCCGACCAAACGACAGCCGGAAAAGACGGGCCGCCCGAAATCCCGGGAGAAGAAagaaggctgcaagcagcagtGA
- the LOC128338737 gene encoding uncharacterized protein LOC128338737 isoform X2, which yields MSWGVAGAFSSSSPWEGREKLLWGLPACISTDWSVSSSLGPRRGFWEEQLWLLVGARKLPGRPPLLGSGSSVACCLWRPLGNPAGSRGILPCGPSWLPFLPGRLSPRKSASARPPREQGWLAGSVALKMTDVQVDSSRLPPVQEVRRDFAVLEDGALACSLQEQEIEQHYASNVQKSRLVQKDIRIAKELQGREEEEEGSQRHSAQQQQIEESDSHTARAAVQEDIRRKAGASRQREERDQEIAQRLQDLEEEAAGRQQKRRLLGSPGRAREDGLVPLNWAMAGLALRSRELLLRQDEELARRLQREEERQTRLRARKTRQCDDDYRVAQVAQDEEIARYMQEQELEAQQRTLGPGVRGAAHSLSAQEVPAGMEASPPSQKGEEEAAAAPPGFEAAPHIRSLGRRSAVPARGGQADPRLQLCRNIAEDLDPTFKAKRTEAPVDGTAAHSSQAASPGRLVPVDGFFDYLDEAVEAAFVSPTKRQPEKTGRPKSREKKEGCKQQ from the exons ATGAGCTGGGGGGTGGCAGGAGccttcagcagttcctctccttgGGAAGGCAGGGAGAAGCTTCTCTGGGGGCTCCCTGCCTGCATCTCCACGGACTGGAGCGTCTCCTCTTCCCTCGGCCCCAGGAGAGGCTTTTGGGAGGAGCAGCTCTGGCTGCTGGTGGGAGCcaggaagctgccagggaggccaCCCCTGCTGGGGTCGGGCAGTTCCGTGGCCTGCTGCCTCTGGCGCCCCCTTGGAAACCCAGCTGGCTCTCGGGGGATCCTTCCTTGCGGTCCCAGCTGGCTGCCTTTCCTCCCAGGGCGCCTCTCTCCTCGCAAGAGTGCCTCTGCGCGGCCCCCGAGGGagcagggctggctggctggcagcgtGGCTCTGAAGATGACCGACGTCCAAGTGGACAGTTCCCGTCTGCCTCCGGTTCAGGAAG tccgcCGTGACTTTGCTGTCCTGGAAGACGGAGCGCTGGCCTGTTCCCTGCAGGAACAAGAGA TTGAACAGCATTATGCCTCCAACGTCCAGAAGAGCCGGCTGGTCCAGAAGGACATCCGGATCGCCAAAGAGCttcagggcagggaggaggaggaggaagggagccaGCGGCACAGcgctcagcagcagcagat tgaaGAGAGCGACTCCCACACGGCCCGCGCCGCCGTCCAGGAGGACATTCGGAGGAAAGCCGGAGCGAGTCGGCAGCGGGAGGAGCGAGACCAG GAAATAGCCCAGCGGCTGCAggacctggaggaggaggcggccggcCGCCAGCAGAAGCGGAGACTCCTCGGGAGCCCAGGCCGGGCCAGAG AGGATGGTCTTGTGCCTCTGAACTGGGCCATGGCAGGTCTGGCGCTCCGGAGCCGGGAGCTGCTGCTCCGGCAGGATGAAGAGCTGGCCCGGAGGCTGcagcgggaggaggagcggcagaCGCGGCTG agAGCCAGGAAGACCCGGCAGTGTGACGATGACTACAGAGTTGCCCAGGTGGCCCAGGATGAG GAGATTGCTCGGTACATGCAAGAGCAGGAGctggaagcccagcagaggacTCTGGGCCCAGGCGTCAGGGGGGCGGCCCACAGCCTCTCAGCGCAGGAGGTCCCGGCAGGAATGGAGGCATCGCCGCCTTCCCAGAAGGGCGAAGAAGAAGCCGCC GCGGCCCCTCCGGGCTTTGAAGCTGCCCCCCATATCCGGTCCCTGGGGAGAAGGTCGGCGGTGCCAGCAAGAGGAGGCCAGGCAGACCCCAG ACTGCAGCTTTGCCGGAACATTGCTGAGGATCTGGACCCCACCTTTAAGGCCAAGAGGACGGAGGCGCCTGTGGACGGGACGGCTGCCCACAGCTCTCAAG CCGCCAGCCCAGGGCGTCTGGTCCCAGTGGACGGCTTCTTCGATTACCTGGATGAGGCCGTGGAAGCCGCCTTCGTGTCCCCGACCAAACGACAGCCGGAAAAGACGGGCCGCCCGAAATCCCGGGAGAAGAAagaaggctgcaagcagcagtGA
- the LOC128338737 gene encoding uncharacterized protein LOC128338737 isoform X1: protein MSWGVAGAFSSSSPWEGREKLLWGLPACISTDWSVSSSLGPRRGFWEEQLWLLVGARKLPGRPPLLGSGSSVACCLWRPLGNPAGSRGILPCGPSWLPFLPGRLSPRKSASARPPREQGWLAGSVALKMTDVQVDSSRLPPVQEVRRDFAVLEDGALACSLQEQEIEQHYASNVQKSRLVQKDIRIAKELQGREEEEEGSQRHSAQQQQIEESDSHTARAAVQEDIRRKAGASRQREERDQEIAQRLQDLEEEAAGRQQKRRLLGSPGRAREDGLVPLNWAMAGLALRSRELLLRQDEELARRLQREEERQTRLRARKTRQCDDDYRVAQVAQDEEIARYMQEQELEAQQRTLGPGVRGAAHSLSAQEVPAGMEASPPSQKGEEEAAKAAPPGFEAAPHIRSLGRRSAVPARGGQADPRLQLCRNIAEDLDPTFKAKRTEAPVDGTAAHSSQAASPGRLVPVDGFFDYLDEAVEAAFVSPTKRQPEKTGRPKSREKKEGCKQQ from the exons ATGAGCTGGGGGGTGGCAGGAGccttcagcagttcctctccttgGGAAGGCAGGGAGAAGCTTCTCTGGGGGCTCCCTGCCTGCATCTCCACGGACTGGAGCGTCTCCTCTTCCCTCGGCCCCAGGAGAGGCTTTTGGGAGGAGCAGCTCTGGCTGCTGGTGGGAGCcaggaagctgccagggaggccaCCCCTGCTGGGGTCGGGCAGTTCCGTGGCCTGCTGCCTCTGGCGCCCCCTTGGAAACCCAGCTGGCTCTCGGGGGATCCTTCCTTGCGGTCCCAGCTGGCTGCCTTTCCTCCCAGGGCGCCTCTCTCCTCGCAAGAGTGCCTCTGCGCGGCCCCCGAGGGagcagggctggctggctggcagcgtGGCTCTGAAGATGACCGACGTCCAAGTGGACAGTTCCCGTCTGCCTCCGGTTCAGGAAG tccgcCGTGACTTTGCTGTCCTGGAAGACGGAGCGCTGGCCTGTTCCCTGCAGGAACAAGAGA TTGAACAGCATTATGCCTCCAACGTCCAGAAGAGCCGGCTGGTCCAGAAGGACATCCGGATCGCCAAAGAGCttcagggcagggaggaggaggaggaagggagccaGCGGCACAGcgctcagcagcagcagat tgaaGAGAGCGACTCCCACACGGCCCGCGCCGCCGTCCAGGAGGACATTCGGAGGAAAGCCGGAGCGAGTCGGCAGCGGGAGGAGCGAGACCAG GAAATAGCCCAGCGGCTGCAggacctggaggaggaggcggccggcCGCCAGCAGAAGCGGAGACTCCTCGGGAGCCCAGGCCGGGCCAGAG AGGATGGTCTTGTGCCTCTGAACTGGGCCATGGCAGGTCTGGCGCTCCGGAGCCGGGAGCTGCTGCTCCGGCAGGATGAAGAGCTGGCCCGGAGGCTGcagcgggaggaggagcggcagaCGCGGCTG agAGCCAGGAAGACCCGGCAGTGTGACGATGACTACAGAGTTGCCCAGGTGGCCCAGGATGAG GAGATTGCTCGGTACATGCAAGAGCAGGAGctggaagcccagcagaggacTCTGGGCCCAGGCGTCAGGGGGGCGGCCCACAGCCTCTCAGCGCAGGAGGTCCCGGCAGGAATGGAGGCATCGCCGCCTTCCCAGAAGGGCGAAGAAGAAGCCGCC AAGGCGGCCCCTCCGGGCTTTGAAGCTGCCCCCCATATCCGGTCCCTGGGGAGAAGGTCGGCGGTGCCAGCAAGAGGAGGCCAGGCAGACCCCAG ACTGCAGCTTTGCCGGAACATTGCTGAGGATCTGGACCCCACCTTTAAGGCCAAGAGGACGGAGGCGCCTGTGGACGGGACGGCTGCCCACAGCTCTCAAG CCGCCAGCCCAGGGCGTCTGGTCCCAGTGGACGGCTTCTTCGATTACCTGGATGAGGCCGTGGAAGCCGCCTTCGTGTCCCCGACCAAACGACAGCCGGAAAAGACGGGCCGCCCGAAATCCCGGGAGAAGAAagaaggctgcaagcagcagtGA